Proteins encoded together in one Sinorhizobium sp. B11 window:
- a CDS encoding PLP-dependent aminotransferase family protein → MRRQANPLNTSPTTATKPVVWRPSLAKQKGETKHAVLTERIIADIDAGVLKPMDRMPTHRDLARELGLSVQTVSLSYKEAERLGYLSGEIGRGTFVKTRVTDRAGRMMLDHSANEVLDLSIIRGVYLDAHETASREILRELADGDNASFMRPCRPVAGLDHHRETARAWLRMLGVTAGVERILVTNGAAHAIFLALSCIVRSGDIVLCENLTDHGIIGLSNVLGFSLKGLPTDNEGILPDALEAVCAAGGVRALVLIPTLNNPTGHVTGAARRSEIAVIAARYGLFVIEDEVYRPLIEEDLPSITEMLPDLGFFVTSFTKAVLTGLRVGYLVVPPAYSIRAASILRVSSWSGTYLTGEIATRWVENGTAQRLVEIQRDEARARQAIASEILGDHIASSHPLSLCAWLKVPPYWTEDGLVRSLTNQNVAVTPSEPFIAGPGHGGGIRICLGGRMNHASLARALTIVRQAFEQLPPVYDIGAIG, encoded by the coding sequence ATGCGCCGTCAAGCCAATCCGCTAAACACTTCTCCGACTACGGCGACGAAGCCGGTGGTCTGGCGACCAAGCCTCGCCAAGCAAAAAGGCGAGACGAAGCATGCAGTACTCACCGAGCGCATCATCGCCGATATCGATGCCGGTGTGCTCAAGCCAATGGATCGCATGCCGACGCATCGCGATCTTGCGCGTGAACTTGGCCTTTCCGTCCAGACCGTCAGCCTCTCCTACAAGGAGGCTGAACGGCTCGGCTATCTGAGCGGTGAGATCGGTCGCGGCACTTTCGTGAAGACACGGGTTACGGACCGGGCCGGGCGCATGATGCTTGATCATAGCGCCAACGAGGTGCTCGATCTTTCCATTATCCGCGGCGTCTATCTCGATGCACATGAGACCGCATCGCGCGAGATTCTTCGTGAGCTCGCCGATGGCGACAATGCGAGCTTCATGCGCCCGTGCCGCCCCGTCGCAGGCCTTGATCACCACCGGGAAACGGCGCGCGCCTGGTTGCGCATGCTCGGGGTCACTGCCGGGGTAGAGCGCATCCTCGTCACCAATGGTGCTGCCCATGCCATTTTTCTCGCCTTAAGCTGCATTGTCCGCTCCGGCGATATCGTCTTGTGTGAGAATCTCACCGATCACGGCATCATCGGGCTTTCGAACGTCCTTGGCTTCAGCCTGAAGGGTTTGCCGACAGACAATGAGGGCATTTTACCCGATGCGTTGGAGGCCGTTTGTGCTGCAGGCGGTGTCCGAGCCCTGGTGCTGATCCCGACCCTCAATAATCCGACGGGTCATGTCACGGGCGCGGCCCGCAGGAGCGAGATAGCCGTGATTGCGGCGCGATATGGCCTCTTCGTCATCGAAGATGAGGTCTATCGCCCATTGATCGAGGAAGACCTGCCGTCGATCACTGAGATGCTGCCCGACCTCGGCTTCTTCGTCACGAGCTTCACCAAAGCGGTGCTGACGGGGTTGCGCGTTGGCTATCTCGTTGTTCCACCCGCCTATTCCATTCGCGCCGCCTCGATCCTGCGTGTCTCGAGCTGGAGCGGGACCTATCTAACCGGCGAAATCGCCACGCGTTGGGTCGAGAACGGCACGGCTCAGCGGTTGGTCGAAATCCAGCGTGACGAAGCGCGAGCGCGCCAAGCTATCGCCAGTGAAATCCTCGGAGACCATATCGCCTCCAGTCATCCGCTCTCGCTCTGCGCCTGGCTCAAAGTTCCGCCGTACTGGACCGAGGACGGGCTGGTCCGTTCACTGACCAACCAGAATGTCGCGGTCACGCCGTCCGAACCCTTCATTGCCGGACCCGGCCATGGCGGCGGCATTCGCATCTGTCTGGGCGGACGCATGAACCATGCAAGCCTGGCCAGGGCACTGACGATCGTACGGCAGGCCTTCGAGCAATTGCCACCGGTCTATGACATCGGTGCCATCGGATAG
- a CDS encoding aspartate aminotransferase family protein, whose product MTVNPNQIAEMDRNSVLHPFTQLKDFASGKMGDPTIVETGKGIRIQDAHGKQLIDGFAGLYCVNIGYGRTEVAEAISRQAYRLAYYHTYAAHTTDELAILSDRLVKMAPGKMSKIFYGMSGSDANETQAKLVWYYSNLRGKPNKKKIISRERGYHGCSVVSGSMTGMSFYHDHMDLPRAGIVHTGAPHFYWGAEAGETEREFSKRRADELEALILREDPDTIGAFIAEPVLGTGGITPPPQGYWEEIQKILKKYDILLIADEVITGFGRTGSMFGSQHYGIEPDLITVAKGLTSAYFPLSGAIVGEKVYKVMEEGADRVGSFSHGYTYSGHPIGAAAANAVLDIVEKEDLPGNARTVGSYFQEQLKTKFAQLPIVGEVRGVGLMGAIEFVADRERKTRFAPGMTVGARISKAARSRGLIARAMPHGDILGFAPPLVTTKDEVDEIITIAESAVRSVMDELIKAGEKI is encoded by the coding sequence ATGACCGTCAATCCCAATCAGATCGCCGAGATGGACCGTAATTCGGTCCTGCATCCCTTCACGCAGCTCAAGGATTTCGCCAGCGGCAAGATGGGCGATCCGACGATCGTCGAAACCGGCAAGGGCATCCGCATTCAGGATGCGCACGGCAAGCAGCTGATCGACGGTTTCGCCGGCCTCTACTGCGTCAATATCGGCTATGGCCGTACCGAGGTCGCCGAGGCCATTTCACGCCAAGCCTATCGCCTCGCCTACTACCACACCTATGCCGCCCACACGACGGATGAGCTCGCGATCCTTTCCGATCGGCTGGTGAAAATGGCGCCCGGCAAGATGAGCAAGATCTTCTACGGCATGTCGGGCTCCGACGCCAACGAAACGCAAGCCAAGCTCGTCTGGTATTACAGCAACCTGCGCGGTAAGCCGAACAAGAAGAAGATTATCTCCCGCGAACGCGGCTATCATGGTTGCAGCGTCGTCTCCGGCTCCATGACCGGCATGAGTTTCTACCATGACCATATGGATCTGCCGCGTGCGGGCATTGTCCACACGGGTGCACCGCATTTCTACTGGGGCGCCGAAGCCGGCGAAACGGAACGTGAATTTTCCAAACGCCGTGCTGACGAGCTCGAAGCCCTGATCCTGCGTGAAGACCCGGACACGATCGGTGCCTTCATCGCCGAACCCGTGCTCGGCACCGGCGGCATCACGCCGCCGCCACAGGGCTATTGGGAGGAGATACAGAAGATCCTCAAGAAATACGACATCCTGCTCATTGCCGACGAAGTCATTACCGGTTTCGGACGTACCGGCTCGATGTTCGGATCGCAGCATTACGGCATCGAACCCGACCTGATCACCGTCGCCAAGGGTCTCACCTCCGCCTATTTTCCGCTGTCGGGCGCAATCGTCGGCGAAAAGGTCTACAAGGTGATGGAAGAAGGGGCTGATCGCGTCGGCTCTTTCTCGCATGGCTACACTTATTCCGGTCACCCGATCGGCGCCGCAGCGGCGAACGCCGTTCTCGACATCGTCGAGAAGGAGGATCTGCCGGGGAATGCCCGCACCGTCGGTAGCTATTTCCAGGAGCAGCTGAAGACCAAGTTTGCTCAGCTCCCGATCGTGGGTGAAGTGCGAGGCGTCGGCCTGATGGGCGCAATCGAATTCGTGGCCGATCGGGAAAGAAAGACGCGCTTTGCGCCCGGCATGACTGTCGGTGCACGGATCTCGAAGGCGGCGCGCAGTCGGGGGCTGATTGCCCGTGCCATGCCGCATGGCGATATCCTGGGTTTTGCCCCGCCGCTCGTCACGACGAAGGACGAAGTCGACGAAATCATCACTATTGCTGAATCCGCCGTCCGCTCCGTGATGGACGAATTGATCAAGGCTGGCGAGAAGATCTGA
- a CDS encoding Lrp/AsnC family transcriptional regulator produces the protein MTTLDRADRALLDAVQKNNRLTSEELAQIVNLSPTACQRRLKRLREEGVIEADVSIVSPKAAGRGITMIVLVSLERERADIVDRFKAAIRATKEVMIGYYVTGDADFILVITAKDMEDYEAFTRRFFYENHDIKGFKTMVVMDRVKAGFSFPIED, from the coding sequence ATGACTACTCTCGATAGGGCCGATCGCGCGCTGCTTGACGCCGTCCAGAAGAACAACCGTCTGACCTCGGAAGAATTGGCACAGATCGTCAATCTCTCGCCAACTGCCTGTCAGCGACGACTGAAGCGGCTGCGTGAGGAAGGAGTGATCGAGGCAGACGTGTCCATCGTCTCGCCCAAGGCTGCCGGGCGCGGCATCACCATGATTGTTCTTGTCTCTCTGGAGCGCGAACGGGCAGACATCGTCGATCGCTTCAAGGCGGCGATCCGCGCCACCAAGGAAGTGATGATCGGCTACTACGTGACGGGTGATGCCGATTTCATCCTGGTGATTACCGCGAAGGACATGGAGGACTACGAAGCCTTCACACGCAGGTTCTTCTATGAGAACCACGATATTAAGGGTTTCAAGACCATGGTGGTGATGGATCGGGTGAAAGCTGGCTTTTCATTTCCAATAGAAGATTGA
- the eutC gene encoding ectoine utilization protein EutC, producing MSRISILMEKDLRAVVKLDVSAVDCVEQAFAALATKAVAMPPILRLDIPEFRGEVDVKTAYVPGFDGFAIKVSPGFFDNPKIGLPSLNGLMILLSAKTGLVEALLLDSGYLTDVRTAAAGAVAARHLSREDARVATIFGAGMQARLQLEALMLVRPIKSARIWARDRAKAKTLASDFARDHAIEVAAIADPREAIRGANIVVTTTPAEKPILMAEWLEPGQHLTAMGSDAEHKNEIDPAVFARAAYVADRLSQTRILGELHHAIKAGAVTLDQQFAELGTVIAGTAVGRSSADDITFADLTGTGVQDTAIANLALARARDAGSGRTIENDIKMGDAA from the coding sequence ATGAGCCGCATCAGCATTCTGATGGAAAAAGACCTTCGCGCTGTCGTCAAGCTCGATGTCTCCGCGGTCGATTGTGTCGAACAGGCCTTCGCTGCGCTCGCGACCAAAGCCGTTGCCATGCCGCCGATCCTGCGCCTCGACATTCCGGAGTTTCGTGGCGAGGTGGACGTCAAGACGGCCTATGTGCCGGGTTTCGACGGTTTCGCCATTAAGGTCAGCCCCGGATTCTTCGATAATCCCAAGATCGGCCTGCCAAGCCTCAACGGACTGATGATCCTGTTGAGCGCGAAGACCGGGCTGGTCGAAGCCCTTCTTCTCGACAGTGGCTATCTGACGGATGTGCGCACGGCAGCGGCCGGTGCGGTCGCCGCACGCCATCTGTCGCGTGAAGACGCCCGCGTTGCCACGATCTTCGGTGCAGGCATGCAGGCGCGACTGCAGCTTGAAGCTCTCATGCTTGTACGACCGATCAAATCGGCCCGGATCTGGGCACGCGACCGCGCAAAGGCCAAGACGCTTGCTTCAGACTTCGCTCGCGACCACGCGATCGAGGTCGCCGCCATTGCCGATCCGCGTGAAGCCATCCGAGGCGCGAATATCGTTGTCACGACGACACCGGCAGAAAAACCGATCCTGATGGCCGAATGGCTTGAACCCGGTCAGCATCTGACAGCAATGGGGTCGGACGCAGAGCACAAGAACGAGATCGACCCCGCCGTCTTTGCTCGCGCCGCTTACGTTGCAGATCGGCTCTCGCAGACCCGCATTCTCGGCGAACTGCACCATGCCATCAAGGCCGGCGCAGTGACGCTGGACCAGCAGTTTGCCGAACTCGGAACCGTGATCGCCGGCACGGCGGTCGGTCGGTCGAGCGCAGACGACATAACCTTCGCAGACCTCACAGGCACAGGCGTGCAGGACACTGCCATCGCCAATCTGGCACTTGCCCGCGCAAGAGACGCAGGAAGCGGCCGGACGATCGAAAACGACATCAAAATGGGAGATGCAGCGTGA
- a CDS encoding ATP-binding protein, translating into MPESGIGFRNFDLLQDEIEIRSNIGDHFTPPFGLLRKRFVPAMLLSGLRWQTEAALLQIFYRRFGDEFAKADRKSSGLSATIKYCLLARRRDSSKGPQTFTDFGLQEAGTLGPEEKVTFVPFKKICGGLSSKILATWHSLDLTKQFLIVAGLVICSSMAILGEWLNGQIAANQLRSRAESGALYMEGFLARHIEGTSSDPQVAEARRKELDDLLIGTDLARRVEGFRIWRSDGAVIYSTDKSLIGKTFPSSDIDLAFSGQVVAQLEDGHNDGEEGEATTGRPLIEIYAPIYRSGTRDIIAVGELYEDAAEFVVQRARVQRQTWAIVGATTLAIMALLFLIVRRASNIIANQRMTLKSQLTEAQTLAKQNTELRKAADRARMDASKSNEQLLNRIGADLHDGPVQLLSLLILKLGENTEAPVSSTPPTVESASGVQEADLAPSRIASQVLTELRELSTGLVLPEIEHLPLKAALRMAIDGHEYATGSKVTSECDELPERVAHPLKICLYRVVQEGLSNAFRHGGGRDQRVFASADLSAITVVIADSGPGFGKSNPRGNHRPLGLQGIRNRVEAFGGRVQIRHGPRSGTELEVVVPMEGNSI; encoded by the coding sequence TTGCCGGAAAGCGGCATCGGCTTCCGCAATTTTGATCTGCTTCAAGATGAAATCGAGATCCGATCGAATATAGGTGACCATTTTACTCCCCCCTTTGGATTGCTCAGGAAACGGTTCGTTCCGGCAATGCTTCTTTCCGGCCTGCGATGGCAGACAGAGGCAGCTCTGCTGCAGATCTTCTACCGGCGTTTCGGAGATGAATTTGCGAAAGCCGATAGAAAATCTTCAGGATTGTCTGCGACGATCAAATATTGTCTTTTGGCAAGGCGAAGAGATAGTTCCAAAGGTCCGCAGACATTTACGGACTTTGGTCTTCAGGAGGCCGGGACGTTAGGCCCGGAAGAAAAAGTGACTTTCGTCCCGTTCAAGAAGATCTGCGGCGGCTTGAGTTCCAAGATCCTGGCAACTTGGCACAGCCTTGATTTGACGAAGCAATTTTTGATTGTGGCGGGACTCGTCATCTGCAGTTCGATGGCAATCCTGGGAGAGTGGCTGAACGGCCAGATTGCGGCAAATCAGCTGAGAAGTCGGGCCGAATCCGGCGCCCTTTACATGGAGGGCTTTCTTGCTCGTCACATCGAGGGCACGTCGAGCGACCCCCAGGTGGCCGAAGCCCGCCGCAAGGAACTCGACGATCTCTTGATCGGCACCGATCTCGCGCGCCGTGTCGAAGGCTTCAGGATCTGGCGCAGTGATGGGGCAGTGATCTACAGCACCGACAAGTCTCTCATCGGGAAAACCTTCCCGTCGTCGGATATCGACCTGGCTTTTTCGGGCCAGGTCGTCGCCCAGCTTGAAGACGGCCATAACGACGGTGAGGAAGGAGAGGCGACCACCGGCCGACCGTTAATCGAAATCTACGCGCCGATCTATCGTTCCGGCACGCGCGACATCATTGCCGTAGGAGAACTCTACGAGGACGCCGCCGAATTCGTCGTCCAGCGAGCCCGGGTCCAACGCCAGACCTGGGCAATCGTCGGCGCAACAACACTGGCCATCATGGCGTTGCTGTTCCTCATCGTTCGACGGGCGAGCAATATCATTGCCAATCAAAGGATGACGCTGAAATCACAACTGACCGAGGCTCAGACGCTGGCCAAGCAGAATACCGAGCTCCGCAAGGCCGCCGATCGGGCGCGCATGGATGCCTCTAAGTCCAACGAGCAGCTTCTCAACCGCATTGGTGCGGATCTTCACGATGGTCCCGTTCAGCTGCTCAGCCTGCTGATCCTCAAGCTTGGGGAAAATACAGAGGCACCGGTTTCATCGACGCCCCCGACCGTCGAGAGCGCATCCGGGGTGCAAGAGGCCGATCTTGCTCCCTCACGTATCGCAAGCCAGGTGCTTACAGAGTTGCGTGAACTGTCGACAGGGCTGGTCCTGCCGGAGATAGAACATTTGCCGCTAAAGGCGGCCCTGCGCATGGCGATCGACGGGCACGAATATGCAACCGGTTCGAAAGTTACATCGGAGTGCGACGAGTTGCCCGAGCGTGTCGCGCATCCATTGAAGATCTGTCTTTATCGGGTTGTCCAGGAGGGGCTCAGCAACGCATTTCGGCATGGCGGCGGGCGTGACCAGCGGGTCTTTGCTTCGGCAGACCTGTCGGCCATCACTGTCGTCATTGCAGACAGCGGCCCGGGCTTTGGAAAGAGCAACCCGAGAGGGAACCACAGACCGCTCGGCCTGCAGGGCATCCGCAATCGCGTTGAGGCCTTCGGCGGCCGTGTTCAGATTCGCCACGGCCCGCGCTCGGGAACCGAGCTTGAGGTCGTCGTGCCGATGGAAGGCAACAGTATCTAG
- a CDS encoding NAD-dependent succinate-semialdehyde dehydrogenase yields MKGIASTALKNLQRPDLIERRAFLDGNWAHRRETLSVIDPATGEHLADVAACSLEDADAAVDAAKNAFLDWRDRLPVERGQILRSWSKLMRDNAQDLAVIMTAEQGKPLAESLGEISYAANFLDWFAAEGERAYGETMPSHLPGSRLSVQMQPLGVTVAITPWNFPSAMITRKAGAALAAGCTMIVKPAPETPLSALALAKLAQEAGMPAGVFQVLTGEAAPLARRLLEHTDVRAFSFTGSTEVGRILLTQSAATVKKASLELGGHAPFILFDDAELSKAVRGCVGAKFATSGQDCLAANRIYVQRGHYDRFVEAFARATMELNVGHGLAAGTDIGPMTRASVAEKCRQQIAQALSAGARLVCGGQDSPLGGNFVTPTVLADVTDDMLIARDETFGPVAAILPFDDEQEVLARANATEMGLAAYVYTNDLSRAMRLTDRLEYGMIAVNTPKFTGAPIPFGGWKQSGLGREGSRHGLLEYLEAKYVCFGNLAA; encoded by the coding sequence ATGAAGGGTATCGCCAGCACTGCGCTGAAAAACCTGCAACGACCCGATCTGATCGAGCGCCGCGCGTTTCTCGACGGCAACTGGGCACACCGGCGAGAGACGCTCAGCGTCATCGATCCGGCAACCGGTGAGCACCTCGCCGATGTCGCGGCCTGCTCGCTCGAAGATGCCGATGCCGCCGTCGATGCCGCGAAAAATGCCTTTCTCGATTGGCGTGACAGGCTTCCAGTCGAACGGGGCCAGATCCTGCGTTCCTGGAGCAAATTGATGCGTGACAACGCGCAGGACCTTGCTGTCATCATGACCGCTGAACAGGGAAAGCCGCTGGCTGAATCGCTTGGGGAGATTTCCTATGCCGCAAACTTTCTCGACTGGTTCGCAGCTGAAGGCGAGCGTGCCTATGGCGAAACGATGCCGAGCCACCTGCCGGGCAGCCGCCTTTCCGTGCAGATGCAGCCGCTCGGTGTGACGGTTGCGATCACGCCATGGAATTTTCCCTCTGCGATGATTACCCGCAAGGCGGGTGCCGCGCTCGCAGCCGGCTGCACCATGATCGTCAAGCCCGCCCCGGAAACACCTTTGTCTGCTCTTGCTCTGGCAAAGCTTGCTCAAGAGGCTGGGATGCCCGCCGGCGTATTCCAGGTTCTCACCGGGGAGGCGGCCCCGCTTGCGCGCCGCCTGCTCGAACACACGGATGTGCGTGCCTTTTCCTTCACCGGCTCGACGGAAGTCGGGCGGATCCTGCTGACGCAATCGGCGGCGACTGTGAAGAAGGCCTCGCTCGAGCTTGGCGGCCACGCACCTTTCATCCTGTTCGACGATGCCGAGCTTTCCAAGGCTGTAAGGGGCTGTGTGGGCGCAAAATTCGCGACGTCGGGACAGGATTGCCTCGCCGCCAACAGGATTTACGTCCAGCGTGGGCACTATGATCGTTTCGTCGAAGCCTTCGCCAGGGCGACCATGGAGCTCAACGTCGGTCATGGCCTTGCAGCCGGCACCGATATCGGGCCGATGACGCGCGCTTCGGTTGCTGAAAAATGCCGCCAGCAGATTGCGCAGGCGCTTTCAGCCGGTGCGCGTCTCGTCTGCGGCGGACAGGACAGCCCGCTTGGCGGCAATTTCGTGACACCGACCGTGCTCGCCGATGTCACTGACGACATGCTGATTGCCCGCGATGAGACCTTCGGCCCGGTCGCGGCGATACTGCCCTTCGATGACGAGCAGGAAGTGCTCGCACGCGCCAATGCCACGGAAATGGGGCTGGCTGCCTACGTCTACACCAACGATCTCAGTCGCGCGATGCGTCTCACCGACCGGCTCGAATACGGCATGATCGCCGTCAACACACCGAAATTCACCGGCGCCCCGATACCATTCGGCGGCTGGAAACAATCCGGCCTTGGTCGCGAAGGTTCGCGCCACGGCCTCCTGGAATATCTCGAAGCAAAATATGTCTGCTTCGGCAACCTCGCTGCATGA
- the doeA gene encoding ectoine hydrolase DoeA (DoeA (degradation of ectoine A) is also called EutD (ectoine utilization D).), protein MSVTLNFTREEYAARLSKTRQAMEKAGIDLLIVTDPSNMHWLTGYDGWSFYVHQCVLVPPSGEPIWYGRKQDANGAKRTAYLNHDNIIGYPDHYVQSTERHPMDLLAQIIDERKWSSLTVGVEMDNYYFSAAAFASLQKHLPNARFKDAAGLVNWQRAVKSSTELDYMRKAGKIVELMHKRIVEVVEPGLRKCDLVAEIYDAGIRGTHEFGGDYPAIVPLLPSGADASAPHLTWDDKPMRSGEGTFFEIAGAYKRYHCPLSRTVFLGKPTQAFLDAEKATLEGMEAGLSAARPGNSCEDIANAFFAVLKKYGIIKDNRTGYPIGLSYPPDWGERTMSLRPGDRTELKPGMTFHFMTGLWLEDMGLEITESIAITETGVECLSNVPRQLFVKG, encoded by the coding sequence GTGAGCGTGACGCTGAATTTTACGCGCGAGGAATATGCCGCGCGCTTGTCGAAGACCCGTCAGGCGATGGAAAAGGCGGGGATCGATCTCCTGATCGTCACCGATCCGTCCAACATGCACTGGCTCACCGGCTATGATGGCTGGTCCTTCTATGTGCATCAATGCGTTCTGGTGCCGCCGAGCGGCGAGCCGATCTGGTACGGTCGCAAGCAGGATGCCAATGGCGCCAAGCGCACCGCCTATCTGAACCATGACAATATCATCGGCTACCCGGATCACTACGTCCAGTCGACCGAGCGCCACCCGATGGATCTCCTGGCGCAGATCATCGATGAGCGGAAATGGTCGAGCCTGACTGTCGGCGTCGAGATGGACAACTACTACTTCTCGGCCGCCGCCTTCGCGTCTCTGCAAAAGCATCTGCCCAATGCCCGCTTCAAGGATGCGGCGGGTCTCGTCAACTGGCAGCGCGCGGTCAAGAGCTCGACCGAGCTCGACTATATGCGCAAGGCGGGCAAGATCGTCGAGCTGATGCACAAGCGCATTGTCGAGGTCGTCGAGCCCGGCTTGCGCAAATGCGATCTCGTCGCCGAAATCTATGACGCAGGCATTCGCGGGACGCACGAATTCGGCGGTGACTATCCGGCGATCGTGCCGTTGCTGCCATCGGGTGCGGACGCTTCCGCGCCACACCTGACCTGGGATGACAAGCCGATGCGCTCGGGCGAAGGGACGTTCTTCGAGATCGCCGGCGCCTATAAACGCTACCACTGCCCGCTTTCGCGCACCGTGTTTCTCGGCAAGCCGACCCAAGCCTTTCTCGATGCGGAAAAGGCGACGCTCGAAGGCATGGAAGCGGGCCTGTCCGCAGCAAGGCCGGGCAATAGCTGCGAGGACATTGCCAACGCCTTCTTCGCCGTTCTGAAGAAATACGGGATCATCAAGGACAACCGCACCGGCTATCCGATCGGTCTCTCCTATCCGCCGGACTGGGGCGAACGCACCATGAGCCTGCGCCCGGGCGACCGCACGGAACTGAAGCCTGGCATGACCTTCCATTTCATGACCGGTCTCTGGCTCGAGGACATGGGGCTCGAAATCACCGAAAGCATTGCGATCACCGAAACAGGCGTGGAATGCCTGTCAAACGTGCCGCGCCAATTGTTCGTGAAGGGCTGA
- a CDS encoding response regulator transcription factor, translated as MSPISVALVDDHPLMLAGLTEILRKQPAFAVAATGSSAEEALEIGLRLAPDVFIVDLIMPGNMFDTISKLVEKIRTKILVFTAMTGSDYAVRALNAGASGYVLKGSSAKELIQAIATVHRGDMFITPAFACKVIEELKIASLRKVTGTEVKLSIREGQIIRMLLRGFTNRQIAADLQIGEKTVKNYMTILMQKLNARNRLEVLLAAQKLESGTDTIQRH; from the coding sequence ATGAGTCCAATCTCAGTAGCGTTGGTCGACGACCATCCGCTAATGCTGGCAGGATTGACGGAGATCCTTAGGAAGCAGCCGGCATTTGCTGTCGCAGCGACCGGGTCGAGCGCTGAGGAGGCATTGGAGATTGGCCTGCGCCTGGCGCCCGACGTTTTCATCGTCGATCTGATAATGCCGGGAAACATGTTCGACACGATCTCGAAACTTGTCGAAAAAATACGAACAAAGATCCTGGTCTTCACAGCCATGACGGGCAGCGATTACGCTGTGCGAGCACTCAATGCCGGCGCTAGCGGCTATGTGCTCAAAGGCAGCAGCGCCAAGGAGCTCATCCAGGCCATCGCAACCGTCCACCGAGGCGATATGTTCATCACTCCCGCCTTTGCCTGCAAGGTCATAGAAGAGCTCAAGATAGCCTCGCTGCGAAAAGTGACGGGTACGGAAGTGAAGCTCAGCATCCGCGAGGGCCAGATCATCCGCATGTTGTTGCGGGGATTCACGAACCGTCAGATCGCAGCCGACCTGCAGATCGGCGAGAAGACCGTGAAAAACTATATGACGATACTCATGCAGAAGCTGAACGCGCGAAATCGGCTGGAAGTCCTACTCGCCGCTCAAAAGCTTGAGAGTGGAACAGACACCATTCAGCGCCACTAG
- the eutB gene encoding hydroxyectoine utilization dehydratase EutB, translated as MTIMKSEFLSRSTEEKVLPVTLADIKRAAARIFGRVTRTSLVYSGSLSERTGQPVHLKLETRQPIGAFKLRGAMNAILSLDDAARKRGLVTASTGNHGRAVAYAARELGVPATICMSSLVPVNKVEAIRALGAEIRIIGTSQDDAQVEAERLTASRGLTPIPPFDDADVVAGQGTIGLEIVEDLPDFATVLVPLSGGGLAGGVAVAIKALKPQARVIGISMERGAAMHAAIAAGKPVAIREEETLADSLGGGIGLSNHVTFTLCRDLLDDIVLLTEDEIAEGIRHAARQEDMTVEGAGAVGIAAILANKIAVSGPAALIISGGNIDPALHQRILAEAAT; from the coding sequence ATGACAATCATGAAGAGCGAATTCCTGTCCAGATCGACCGAAGAAAAGGTGCTGCCAGTCACACTGGCGGACATCAAGCGGGCTGCCGCCCGCATCTTCGGCCGGGTGACGCGCACGTCGCTCGTTTACTCCGGTTCTCTGTCTGAGCGCACCGGCCAGCCCGTCCATCTCAAGCTCGAGACACGCCAGCCGATCGGCGCATTCAAGCTGCGCGGCGCGATGAACGCGATCCTCTCGCTGGATGACGCGGCACGCAAGCGTGGTCTCGTCACTGCCTCGACAGGCAATCACGGTCGCGCCGTCGCCTATGCCGCACGCGAACTCGGCGTTCCCGCCACCATCTGCATGTCATCGCTCGTTCCCGTCAACAAAGTCGAAGCGATCCGAGCGCTCGGCGCCGAGATCCGCATCATCGGCACATCGCAGGACGATGCCCAGGTGGAAGCCGAGCGCCTGACCGCGAGCCGTGGCCTCACGCCGATCCCGCCCTTCGACGATGCGGACGTCGTTGCCGGTCAAGGCACGATCGGCCTCGAAATTGTCGAGGACCTTCCCGATTTCGCAACCGTGCTCGTGCCTCTTTCCGGCGGTGGTCTTGCTGGCGGCGTTGCCGTTGCCATCAAGGCCTTGAAGCCGCAAGCTCGCGTCATCGGTATATCGATGGAGCGTGGCGCGGCTATGCATGCGGCGATCGCCGCCGGCAAGCCTGTCGCGATCCGAGAGGAGGAAACGCTGGCGGATTCGCTGGGCGGCGGCATCGGTCTTTCAAACCATGTGACCTTCACGCTTTGCCGCGATCTGCTCGACGATATCGTCCTTCTCACTGAAGACGAGATCGCCGAGGGGATCCGACATGCGGCGCGACAGGAGGACATGACCGTCGAGGGTGCCGGCGCGGTCGGTATTGCCGCCATACTCGCAAACAAGATCGCAGTTTCCGGCCCTGCCGCTCTCATCATCTCAGGCGGCAACATTGACCCGGCCCTGCACCAGAGAATCCTCGCGGAGGCTGCCACATGA